ATAAGAAATACGAAATTGAGGAAATCAGTTTTAGCAGAAAACCTTGTTTCGGAACCTGTCCGGTCTTTGTACTGAAGATCAGTAAGAATGGTGCTGCGCAACTGGATGCTGATAATTTTTTGAAAAACGGACTTAAAGGGCAGTATGCTACGCAGATCAGTACAGGTGATCTGAACAAAATAATTAAACAGCTTAATGAGTTACAATTTCCGGAATTGAAGGATGATTATGGTAACAGAGGTGTTTCGGATCTGCCTGCTGTACATTTAGAAATCCGCTATCAGAATGATAAAGTAAAGAAAATCCGTGACTATGGAAACCGCGGTACGGTTGAACTGGAAAAATTGTATAAGACGATAGACGAAATTCTGTACGCCCAAAAATGGGTGCCTGCACAATAGGTTTTATAAGGATGTTCATACAGCATATTTTACTTTCTTTCTGATTACCGGTTAAAAGAAAGATGTAAGTGATAAATAATTAATACTTTAGTGTATCCAATTTTTATTAACCACTCTGCTGTATGAATACTGAAATACAAAAATTGCATCATATCTGGCAGAGTTCCCGTGCTGTCAAAACGACTTCTTTTTCTAAAAACGGGTTTCAGGAACTTGCCAATACAATCACCAGTTCGGGGCCTTTTTATTATTATATCGTGGACTTCTATGATATGTCCCTATCTCATATCAGTCCTGCTATATACGATCTGCACGGATCGGATCCGGATACTGTAACTTTCGATGATATCCTTCAGCTTGTCCACCCGGATGATCTGGATTTTGTATCCAGGGCAGAGTCTAAAATAGCAGATTTCTTTAATAATAATATCGGTTCAGATAAGTTGCTCCATTATAAAATAAGTTATTGTTTCAGGGCATTTACGAAGGATAGCGGATATGTGTTATTCAACCATCAGGCACTGATTTTGACGCTGGATGATAACGGAAAGTTTGGCAAATCTTTAAATATTCATACACGTATTGATCATCTCGCTAAAGAGAATACAAATAAAATTTCACTGATCGGACTTTATGGAGAACCTTCTTTTATTCATTTGAATGTGGATATGCAGGAGAAGAAAGATACTAAATTCTCGAAGCGTGAAATTGATATTATCAGGTTGATAGCAGAGGGCCTTAGTAATAATCAGATAGCCGATAAATTGTTTATTGCATCGGTTACTGTGAAAAAACACAGACAGAATATATTGTTTAAGGCAGGCTGCAAGAATACGGCACAACTCATCAAAAACAGTATTCTTCAGGGGCTGATCTGATCTTATGATCATTAAAAAAATACTTCTAAAGAAGTATTTTTTTAATGATCTGGTCTGAAGTAAATTTGTTGTATCAATTCAGTAATACCTACGTCTGCTATATGAATAAACCTATATCTTCCCGAATCAAAGCAGTATTATTTATAATGTTGTTTTTTCCCGTTTCCCTTGTATATGGTCAGCTCCATTTTAAAAATAAATACCTGAAACTTCAGCATGAGATTATTTTGACTACAGATTATAATACACTTCCTGATTTTATGCTGAAGAAAGGCTACCTGGTGGATGACAATCTTAAAAACAGCGTGGAGCAAGATATGAAGGACCGTAATACGTCCGGTTATTGTCAGGCATTTAAAGATGACAGCCTGCAGTATGTATTGGTATACTACGATGAGCCTAAAAAAGTAACAACTATCTTAAGCAGTGTTATAAAACCTGGTGGGACTTTGCTGGAAACCGAGTTACTGGAACTTGGATTTACAAAAAAGGTTGATAGTATAGATACCAGTGAACAATATACACTGTTTGATCGATTTGATTATCCTCATAGTTTTACCCATCAGAAAGTGGAAGGGACAAATTTTACCTGGTTATCTCTGGTTGCGGATAAGCCTGAGAATAAGGAATAGTCATATTTCTCCTGTCCATCAGATATGCTGATCAATAAGTATGGGGTTGCCATCCGGATCTACAATAAAAAATCCTGCCGGACCTGAACTTTTTACATCAACCTCTTCAAGTGGCTGGATGCCGGCTTCTTTGAGTGCCATCTGTATGACGCGTACATCATCAAAGTTTGTGAGTAATTTGGCATTCGAATCCCAGCCCGGATTAAAAGTCAACAGATTTTTGTCAAACATTCCCTGAAACAATCCGATTAGGGTTCCTTCATTTTTCATAATCAGATAGTTGCTTTCCAGACTTCCTGCAAAAACGGAAAAGCCTAATTTTTCATAGAATTCTTTTGACACGTTAATGTCTTTTACATTGAGACTAACAGAAAATGCACCTAATTTCATAATACTTTATTTTTAAAATTATCGGGATCGTTTATAACTCTGGTTTTATATCTACAAGTTAACAAGATCGTCTTACCCGTACAACTTTTATTTGCTTCCGTTGGTCAATGTTTTAATTTTTAGGTTGTTACGACAGTGTGATTATTCCTTGTACACAATGTGTTTTACGGTATTTTCAATCCAAACTGTTTAAATTAGCTGTTTTCGGGGATTTTAAATAGCAGCCTGAAGCGATACTTTTGTTGAAGTTTAATCATCAAAAAAAATATCATGGACAGAAAAACGACTGCAATTATCTCTTACATCACTATTATAGGTTGGTTGATAGCTTATTTCCAATACAAGGATAAAACGAAAGACGCCTTTGTAAATTATCATCTGAAGCAATCGCTGGGTATTTCCATTATAAGTATCCTTCTTGGATTGGTATTGAATATTGTCGTTATAGCTGTGCCAGCATTAGCCGTACTTACCTACGCCAATATTTTTATATTGATTTTATGGATTTTAGGAATTGTGAATGCGTCAAAAGAAGAGATGAAGCCGGTACCTGTAGTAGGAAGTATATTCGAACAGAAATTTTCCTTTCTTGATTAATATCTCACCTTGGATTTTAAAATACTATTGACTTAAAAATAATAATTATGCAAAGAATTGGTTCATTTATGGTTGTTATCGGCATACTGGCGGTAATACTTGGTTTCTTCAATTATGTACCCAAAATATTGATGTGGATCTACCAGTGGGGAGAAGGAATGGCCTGGGGTATTAAAATCGGTCTTATTGTTTTAGGTGGGCTTTTGTATCTTTTAGCAACAAAAAGTCCTGAACAAGTAGAAAGTTCTGCTACGCAGCAGAATGATACCGGACAAAACTGATTGGTTTGATTGTTGTTTTTAAGGTTTTGTAAATATAAAGCATGGCTTTATAGTGCAATACCGAAATGAAAAATACGTCTTCGGGCGTATTTTTTTGTTATGCTGTGTGATCTTGTACTTCTTCAAATTGGAGATAACTCTCATTTGCAAAATCCCGGAAATTAAAGCCTTCAAAAACGATTTTTCCTAAGATAAATTGTAATCGCAATAGAATTTCCTGTTTTTTCTTTCAGCATTAGCGTGAGTTTAGTAGGGTTATTGTCTAATTCAAAACCTGATTTTCTGCCTGTTTTTTCTTTTCGGCTTCGTATTGCGAAATCAAAAATTCAGGAGAATTTTTCAACTCTATATTCTTCATCTGTTTTACTTTTTGATTCGTTCAAATGTATAGGTGTTAATGCTTTCTGATTTTTTTAAGAAGTTGTCTGTAAAGTTGAGCATACTGTTACATTCATAGAGAAGAAGATTTTTTTTGGAAACAGATATTTCACAATACGGTGCGTGATGATCATCATTTTCTGCGGGCATAATAAGTTTATCTCCTTTGATATAGGCTTTATACGCATCTATATTTTCAGCCCTTGATTTGTCTTTAACGGTCTCTATACCTCCTGTCCAGTCATTAATCAATACATAGGTTAAAGCCGAATCGTAGGAAATGCTGATATTTCTATTATTTGCGTTGTCTCTCCATATACCCTCATATATTTTTTTCGAATTCATTATCTCCGCTTTATGCTGGGCATATGCAGTCTGCGAAATGCAGACAAATAATAATATTATATATCGGATATGAACGGTCATACTATCTACAACTTTTGAGATTAATGCTTACCTAAAAGTAATAAATTTTATTAGTCAATTGATCGTTTTATTATGAGATTTAATGCGGAGCGTCTTCCCTTTTTAATTTAATAACTACATTATTATCACCGGCTTTCAATGTGACAGCCTGTTTCTGAAAATGATCTTTTTGAAAATTTAGTTTTACTTTTTTGCTGGTGCCGATAAATCCGCTTCTTATTTCATAAAACTCAAATTGTCCGGTGGAATCCGTAAGATAGGGTATATTGCTTTTTTGTGTATTCTCAGCGATATATTCAACCTCAGAAAGGGGTTGTCCCGTCTGCGCATCGACTACGTATCCGTTTACTCTTACCATCATGTCACAAGATGACAGAAATAATGTCAGAAAAAGGATTATAAAATATCTTATCATAACGTAGTGTTTTGAATACTCAAAAATACACATCTCCTTGTAATTGTACATCCCTGTTTTTCGGGATATTTTTGGTTTTTATAAAGTTGAAATTACTAATTGGTTTTTTTTTGCTTTTAGATAATCATTATTTTTGGTTATCAAAGGATGCTAATCCGACTTGATGTAATCACTAACTATGGCAAAAAATAAGAAAAAGCGGGTTTTACTCCGTCAATATCTTATAAAGCCAATAACTAAAGAAAGGACAAATTATGAAAATCGAATCAATTGTAAACAACAGGAAGCGATGAACAAAAAAGGTAAATACCAGCAATATACAGAAGCACAGGAGAAGTCGTTGATCAATTTTATATTGTGGGCAAAATCAAAAAACAGAACCTTTGATTTGGATTATATTACTGGGCATGATGAATTAAGAAAGGAAGCCGGAAAAACCGGAGATAAACAAGATCCTGGTGGAAGTTTAAGTATGCCAATGCAAGCATTGAGAGATCTTGTCAAAACGAAAGCAATAGCGTTATGGATCTGATTGAAAAAAGTAGATTTGGAGGTTATCTTTTAAGCTGATTAAACTTGTAATCGTTTAAAGTGTGCATAAAATTTTATGCACACTTTATTATTCCATTTATCTTAGAACTGATATTTGATAGATGCAGCTACGTTCGTTGGAGGTAGCGGATTATCATTGATTCCCCATATTTTGACGTTTGTTATATTATTTACTTTTAGCGCTAATCTGATTTTGCTCCCTTCGTAAAACAACGTTCCGTCTGTAAGAAAATAGGCATCTGTTTTGGGATCTGTTGTGTATTTGTTGATTTCTCCTACGTAATTCGTTCCGCCACCGATTCCTATATTGCGTAATGCACCGTTTGTGATTTTATACGTCACCCAAAGATTGGCATAGTCAGCAGGCAGATAGTTGCGGCTTGTAACGGCTACTCCGTCTTCACCGACAACGGTAAATGTATTTTTGTTATAACCGTATCCTGCAGTAATGTGTAATCCGTCAACCGGAGCTGCGTTCACATCAATTTCAAATCCTTTGCTTTTCTGTTTGGAGTCCTGAAAGGTAACTCCCTGCTGAGTTGTACGGATAGCATCTTTAATATCAATATTGAAGAAACTTACTGTAGAACTCAGTCTGTTATTGAACAGATCTGTCTTGAACCCAAGTTCATATTGATTTCCGCTTGTCG
The Sphingobacterium spiritivorum genome window above contains:
- a CDS encoding DUF4870 domain-containing protein, yielding MDRKTTAIISYITIIGWLIAYFQYKDKTKDAFVNYHLKQSLGISIISILLGLVLNIVVIAVPALAVLTYANIFILILWILGIVNASKEEMKPVPVVGSIFEQKFSFLD
- a CDS encoding DUF6438 domain-containing protein, which gives rise to MKYLLFSFTILLFISCKSYKTDSSANKKYEIEEISFSRKPCFGTCPVFVLKISKNGAAQLDADNFLKNGLKGQYATQISTGDLNKIIKQLNELQFPELKDDYGNRGVSDLPAVHLEIRYQNDKVKKIRDYGNRGTVELEKLYKTIDEILYAQKWVPAQ
- a CDS encoding VOC family protein — encoded protein: MKLGAFSVSLNVKDINVSKEFYEKLGFSVFAGSLESNYLIMKNEGTLIGLFQGMFDKNLLTFNPGWDSNAKLLTNFDDVRVIQMALKEAGIQPLEEVDVKSSGPAGFFIVDPDGNPILIDQHI
- a CDS encoding N-acetylmuramoyl-L-alanine amidase; amino-acid sequence: MAKNKKKRVLLRQYLIKPITKERTNYENRINCKQQEAMNKKGKYQQYTEAQEKSLINFILWAKSKNRTFDLDYITGHDELRKEAGKTGDKQDPGGSLSMPMQALRDLVKTKAIALWI
- a CDS encoding LuxR C-terminal-related transcriptional regulator, with product MNTEIQKLHHIWQSSRAVKTTSFSKNGFQELANTITSSGPFYYYIVDFYDMSLSHISPAIYDLHGSDPDTVTFDDILQLVHPDDLDFVSRAESKIADFFNNNIGSDKLLHYKISYCFRAFTKDSGYVLFNHQALILTLDDNGKFGKSLNIHTRIDHLAKENTNKISLIGLYGEPSFIHLNVDMQEKKDTKFSKREIDIIRLIAEGLSNNQIADKLFIASVTVKKHRQNILFKAGCKNTAQLIKNSILQGLI
- a CDS encoding carboxypeptidase-like regulatory domain-containing protein; the encoded protein is MIRYFIILFLTLFLSSCDMMVRVNGYVVDAQTGQPLSEVEYIAENTQKSNIPYLTDSTGQFEFYEIRSGFIGTSKKVKLNFQKDHFQKQAVTLKAGDNNVVIKLKREDAPH